From Malaya genurostris strain Urasoe2022 chromosome 2, Malgen_1.1, whole genome shotgun sequence:
GGGTCTATTTTAGCAACCAGGTTGCACTAAAGTCACTGTCTTCAACATTAGCATTAGTGTTGTGTGTTCTAACAACTTgatatatgtatataaatttACTTTTGCTAAAGAAGGAACAAACGGAAGCTGCTTGATTGTGTCCGTATGAtaagccaaaaaaaaaataacaagagAGTAACTTCGGTAACGAAAAATCAAATCCAAAGAAACGCGAACGTTTCCAGATACACATAAAAGAATTAATAGTTTACTTCAAccgtgttcaaattgttcaaaaaataaagaaaGCAGCCTAAAAAATCTTTAATTCTAAGAGATCTTTCCGTCTCTTGTTTGCCATCCCGGCTTGAGAAAGCATGTTCGAATGCGTTGCTCACTTCATCATCCGCTGCAGGAACAAACTcacttaaaattaaaaattaatggcGATTGTGCGCgcacgaaacatgagagatcgttcaataaattaagcaataaataaattaaataaacttcAATCGCTTTTTACAATTGTTCAGTTTCTCGGGTTCAAAGGTTCGAAGGTATATAGCAGTTAGCACCTCTCGAGAAGTGAATTCCTGAAAGTTGGGCACCGAAACGGTGGAAACAGAGACAAAAACAGACAAAAACACAAGAACAAAAGATCGAGTTTTCACGTAGTTTCCCACCTTCCACCTCTCCCCTGATTTAGGTACGATGGAAGGGTTTCTTCTCGTCTCAGCGTTTGTAGACGGGTGACAGATCTAGCGTCAAATTTCGAAGCGCTTGATTTTGCGCAGAAGATCGCGTTTGGCGCGACGATCGAATAATCTCCAGCACCAGGCTGCGACAGTCGTTGCACACGGCCATCAGTTCACCGGTCAGCCGTTCCTTTTGGGGATCGAATGCAGAACTTTGTCCAGCAGCCGCCGCTGCCGTGAGGGTGAATGCTTTGGCGAACCGAGTCCTGGAAGTACTATTGGTATGTTAGATTCAACAGAGTAAGCCACTGGAGTCACGTGGATTACGATACTACCTTCGATCCAGTGTGCTATTGTTGGAGTGTGGTCGCGCAGGACTCTGCGGTGGTAAACTGTGCGGGCCTTCCATGCTACGGGACATCAGGGAGCTTTTCTGGCCGGCGGCAGTTTGCTGGCTGCTCGTTGTCGTACTATTTTTGGCACCGTTTGTGGTTGTAGCGCTGGGAAGTGACAGAGGTTCGCCCTGTAAACTCGTACCCGGCGTACTGGAGGCCGAACGCTGATTCTTTGGTGACGATGGAGCACTGCCGACTGTGTTGCGAATCTACAGAAGTACACAAGTCATgggaaaaattgatgaaattgcTTGATTGAACATTTAGTTTAATAAAACACAATGATTGAACAGTTtataaataacagttcggctgaaaagttcgtatcgtttaatagaaacacacctttttttgccaaaattcgtttttaatattcaacataattgccatcagaggcgatacagcgattatagcgatcttccaacttttcgataccgtttttgtagtacgatttgtcctttgcctcaaaataggcctcagtttcagcgattacctcttcattgcttctaaatttttcaccagcgagcattctcttgaggtctgagaacaggaaaaagtcactgggggccaaatctggagaatacggtggatgagggagcaattcgaagcccaattcgttcaatttcagaatcatcaattcgttgttgtttttgatcgattgtgagctcacgcggcacccattttgcacaaagctttctcatatccaaatattcgtgaataatatgtcaaacacgttcctttgatatctttagggtgtcagctatctcgatcaacttcactttacggtcattgaaaatcattttgtgaatttttttcacgttttcatcggtaacagcctcttttggacgtccgctgcgttcatcgtcttcggtgctcatatgacctgtacgaaattttgcaaaccacttacgaattgttgcttcgcccggtgcagagtctggataacactcatcaagccattttttggtatcggcggcactttttttcatcaaaaagtagtgtttcatcaacacacgaaattcctttttttccattttattcacaataacaaaagtagctaaactcaaaatgcaatatctcacaaactaataatcagatagctgtcaaatttatacacgcatcttttgaaggttggtactaactgaaaatggtatggatttatttctagtggcgccctctcatagaaacgatacgaacttttcagccgatctgttatgatgCAGCATTTCTCGATAGTCAAGCTCATAACTCTCAGACAGGGCTGCCGAGAGAAAATTCGGGCCCGGGAAGAATGCAAAATTACGGGCCCCTAAACATtagaattgaaaaacaaaaaactttgtGAGCATGGAAATATCATCGAATCAAGACATTTTTGAATACAGtatttgatattttgttttgttttaaagaGTGAAAAAACAATGTTAAATCATCGAATTTCCGGGCCCCCTGAAAAAGTCCGGAACCTTGGAGATTCTTCCCCTCTTCTCTCGGCGGCTCTGCGCACAGAGAACACACATCCACCctggaacaaactttttttttgaaagctGTATAAAGCATACCAAAGAAAATTCgctaaaatcaccgttgcataCGATTTTATATTCATGAATTACTATTGTATGCAAGCTCGAATACAACAGAGTACAAGTGATTGCAGATTGCGCCctctaaggttgatgtcagagtgaaagcgtcacgcgaagcgtcgaagcgagcgtgcgagctagttccatttgatcaaagcaaacctgtcagagtgaatgcgatgcgaaaacagtacatcgcattgaatcgcttcgcttcggtccgcgacctgacagcaacctaaggctgctgtcagagtgcaagcgtcccatttgatcaaagcaaacctatcAGAGTGAATGAGATACggaaacagtacatcgcatctAACCGcttcgcgttccgcgctcattCTGAGCCGCAGTTCACAGCCGGTAATTTCTTATACAATTGATATTTACGTCAGAACAAAACGACAGATTGTGTTCGTTGATGCTGCAAAATGAGTTGAgatattttcgtatttttccGTTTATGTTTGGAAAGAGTTAGGCGGATAAATAAAAAGTATTTCAGGAGTGCGAATTCATGTCAACAAAACTTGCTTAAGCACTATcatctgtcattttttttttattatgaatcAATTCCAATTCGATATAAAGGCAATTATACGATACGAGAAAAATCCCAATTTTAAAGGACTTGAAATAGGTTCGAATCGATTTGGCAACAGCTATGGAGGAAACTGTGCTAGATTTGGAGCCAAGCGAAAACAGAACATGATGATTATGGAAATAAAACGCATGGGTATATGAACATAATTACTTCAAAACTTTTTGGGATGatgtcgtttgttgaaaaatttacattttttaattgacttaaatatgacgaatttcgcgctaaaCCATATTCACAGTTGGTATTATTTACACAGATTTGAAAGAAACTTTCTGGATACATGTCTTACTTTGTCTTGAAAAGTCACATTGCATACTATGTTACATACAAAATTGATCTAAACTGTCTTTTGGAAAGGGCAAAACTTCTTtaatcatttttattcaaatagttgacgaaaaatagtaaaaaaagcctacaaaatgtaatatactattgattttcacaaaatcagtcgaattttccaataaaaatactaaaaaacttCCATGTCGATTgctacaccaaaaaaatttcaaatcaatttacaaaattaactttttttgatgaaaaattaatTTACAGTGTCTTTTCATCGAagactaaactaaactgaaagtcatatcTTCTAAGAATTTAATAAATTTGAGAGAAGATTTTAAAGAATACTGGTGgcccgatatttgcaaaaaacaagaaaatgtTTTAGTTTCCTGAAACTGCCCGCCTTGCAATACATGGAAGGTTAGAAGGGAACATAATAACCTAGCTTGGGtcaaatttttattgaattcgaaagtggtatactttttttaaaaattgactgcaaattttaaaaatcgattttttgttaGTGTAGGATTCGAATATACGAATTTCGCGAaaaatcgtattcggagttggTAGCAACTAGATtttatcacaaaaagccactttgctcactatatttttccaaaatttatctagactatcttttgaaaaggaCTAGACTTTTGAATGAATTTTTCGCAGTTTATTAAGgtagaaaaatgaaaatggtGGAGTTTTCAAAATAAGTCTAATTTTCGAATTAACCGATcacactgaaaaaatcgatcttaaaatttttaagtcaaattacaaaaaaaacgccattctttatttgaatgaaattttgtcccaacatAGATAATTATGTACCCTGCCAACCTTCAATACATTGTAAGATGGGCTTTATgaagggaaaaaagtttttctaacaaaactGACAAACAGGAtaaaattttcttaaaaattgagattcattggaatcttggatgattatgactttcagtttagtttagttctcAATAAAAAGACTGGGGACGGGCAtaacgtgatgggtaagtcaatgcctttcacgcagtccgcctgggttcgattcccgggttaaggccatcgtccaagtaccatgcgcgcgggtggttttaagaaattttcgatggaaattttgaaaaatttgccaaaaccaaaaacatacagatctttgaaatacttttatctatctacagggtgaaaatggctggaaaatttggAGGATTTtgcgagtcttatcaaaaatagcactgaaaaaatgagctttctttgtaatttttcacaattatttgaaaaaataattcgatggattgaaattattttttttcaaaaaaaccttatgctggcaacaaggatcacattcggaaacatttttggaaaaccttttcacgcttttcatggaaaatcaacgaatttcatataaccgatttcgtggaaattttttaaattcgtggatttcctatgaaaagcgtgataaggtcttccaaaaatgtgtccgaatgtaatctttgtatccatcataaggtttatttgaaaaaaaaaattgatgtcatcgcattatttttccagataattgtgaaagatcacaaaaacactcatttttcagagctatttttgataagactcggaaaatcctccgaattttccagccattttcaccctgtagatagagtATTTCCCTGTAGAtagagtatttcaaaggtctgtatgtttttggttttggcaaatttttcaaaatttccatcgaaaatttccaaaaaccacccgcgcgcatggtacttggacgatggccttaaaacctctataatcgaaacaaaaaataaaaagagaCTAGATAAAAAACTCACCTAGGAcaagaaattgttttcattttaaacactttTTTTCCTTCAATGTgccatcttgcaatgtatgatTGGGTTAGTAGAGAACTTAATTATCTATCTTGGGACATAATtctatcaaaatcaataatggttttgttttgcacatcgattttaaattttcaaagtcCATTTTTTCAGTATAGTATaacggccacttctgaaacgttcgtgccactgataaacgactgttttctaACACTTTCAATGTCGTCGCATCATTCAAACcatttttaacgcaaaatttaatgcaaactcgttgttgcaaatccaattttattttaaaaatggttcaaaatcGAGGATACCCACAACCGCAGTTGTACTCAATACAGcataacttttacaaatgtccaggtactaagctgaaaatttgatagaatatcaatgagaAATGTGGtaacctcaaaaaaaaatctaatcgggtgactgagagcgccacacggcggtgattccgggaactttttgattaaAGTAGTATTTACTATTGGTACATCCCTTGtgttatataaaagtttaacttagggtagggtctaaatcatggtgaaaataatcattttagcgATTTgctttcagaattatcgttcaacaaggtAAAATCCTATGTTTTgcctgataaaaagcatcatttgaacaacattttgtaattttttcgtggaaaaatattgagaaataagacgGTGAAGAgacatttttgaggacgcttcttaaacatcatgatttgcggtgtccattgtatctcagcgcaaactaatcagaagttttttattattttttttacttttggtggttgttttaaGTCAAAACTAcgccttttttgaaaaaatccaccattttgtagctgtaaaacctccccaaagtaacaaacaacgaaaaggaaaactttggggtctggttttttatatgtagaaagtgtgtgcaaaatttgaacaaaattggtgcagtagtttttgaatgacgatggacacggactttcaaaatctgcttccgaaaaaaacgcgtttaaagtttttttgcctataaaatcaatggaaacaatttattattcaagggagcgcgtagggtctaacattttcaagaaatcatttattttgcttctataatttgttataatgaaacatttcacgaatgttttgtcaagtttttaagtcgatcgaagcagaaattgGACCTGTGTGCCGAGTTCTTACtttttcgcagtatgagataagcaaagataaaggctcataacttgctgagttttgttccgataggcttgaaaatttcacagaatattcttgaaacgttttactataagaaaatacaaaaaaaaataaaataaaatgatttttcaaaagtgctaGACCCTACCCCGCTCCTTAAAGAAAGTCTAACTGAATGCGAAATCGAACTGCACGGAacgccgaaattagctctgcgcctaattcgtattactgtttttgaattagttaattttaacaacaaaatttttaaaataactatgaaattagttaaaattgagaatttactttgctgaaaaaaacttttatttttagagaatgggtttagttggcgaatatcggacaaaaaccagcaatatttcaatccaacacgaaattaacaacaaattttgctattaaaatcagaaaatttgtttctatttatctatcatcattattgctgaaggacagcacaaagaaaacaaaaatgaaattggttttattaacaagtttattagccaaaaactcatgagaagtgtcaaagcaaaacaatccattaaaaactaaaaaggacagtcttgttgaaactgcttgcaaattgtttgaatgtttttcgcatgtgttacgatatattcatatataaatttctaaatcgataagtaaaaatgacgtaaactcttagtggaaagtgtatttgttcagaatttgtgcgcatttgaagcaattgtgcgtaataatgtttttacgcggaacagtgaagcgagtttcgaatgttgcactctaattgtatatgtcaaatttgtatttttttgtatttttgataaattttggttttacttggaatttaaaaatgtctccatcgttatcagtatcactgaCTGATTCGGAaataacatttcaacaaagtgaggctcgttttaatgctactctgtgttcattaaacaggtttaatGTTCAAATGGcagtcacttacggttccggtgatatgatggtataagtgacgtaaacgtcaaaactgaaCAAGAACATGTCCAATCACGAAGCATGCTATGCAGCTGAATAATGTTACCCTATTTAacctgaatatcatacacagcagtaacaggagtgcaggattttgctacgccaattGATACGCACCATTCGaacgctgcgctcctgttacttctataaatccaaTTCATGTAAAAATggggttttattgggtttaaacTACACAGTGCATgaacattatcatcatcatcaaccagctggaaataaaacaaagtcttttgtcgtaTATTTTTTACTAATGTTGCATTGCGTATTGCTATTGCACAGTGAAAACAGTTAAATTAacattatcaatgtgattactATCCAAACTGTTTATTTCCAGCATTTATCGTCTAGCATTCATTTCCCTTCATCTATTGTTCATTTCATTGCGAACTCAACAACAGGTTGCGAATTCAAACACGGTTTGGAATTAACGAGAAATGTGAAACTTCGTGAACCGTGCCGTAAAGTAACCGATTTTTTCCCAACTCTAGTGATAAGGACTGTTGAAGGAGCATTTATGAAAGTTACAAATTCACAATTTTCCCCAATTTGAGCACCTTCATGCACataaattgacaaaaatcattgatgtacatgttccttcaaaattcattatcacccatcactaaactttccaaagtttcaaagttggcaattttccacgattttaatagtctcattgacacgcgttatccttagttaaaaatttCTGTATGATTACTGTTGTCACTAGTTTTCACATCCCTCATCGGGATCTacgattttagacgtaaatcagtcggcactcatgtctgatcttgCTCATATTTTCTTCCACAATGTTCAAAGCTGATCGACGTCCTGTAAATTAGTCTTACAGGAATCACTGataatagtagctcaaaatcactaccgattttgtgtgacggaatatcagaatttattttgatccatgtgattcaaagatcacttATCAACTAATCTTGAAAAATGATGCCTAAACTATTCGTAGATTCTCAGCAAAAAGATCCATCAAATGAGCAGAAAAATAAAACTCgacatattttttgaaaatattcgtGATTGAAATGTAGGTGTGAgaccagttttgaagatttataacttttttgtgttcatttatatgccagtttcaattttatttattgaaGTTTCTCTGATCCAGAGAGGTAAATAACCATAAGATTAAAAGTCTCATAATTCTGGAATTGCAGAATGGGAAGttggatttaaatgaaattcaattcataatAACTTCGCTTTGAACCGTAAGTAAGTTGTTAGTTCGTGAAAATTGATCGAtaccagttccattttggatttatttaattttagacTTTTACATCGTGATTTAAATGAGCgccaacaacaaaaaagttttattaacatgaaagaaacattaatttacaaagctttttatcaaaaaatctctGTGTGTGACACTGTTTAAAACATAGCAGATTTCAAAAAGTGATTGAGCGTTATATGAAGTGCAACTTATCGTTGAAACCCTCTTCTAGTAGTTTTAAATACGAAAACCGAAGTAATGTTTTGTGTGCCAAAACCGCAACTTGAACTCTCCAGAGCAGAAAACAGGAACCGGGAAAAATTTCATGATTCAATATATTTAAATATTAGTGGTGTTTTAAATAGCAATAactgatatgggactgatatgcaagttcgGAACGGGTACGGGTTGTTTGTCGGATTTTGGTCGGGTGTGGGtaacgattttttcattttaaacgactactggtcgggttcgggtagaaAAATTTgatcgggtttcgggtatttgaACCCAAttaccaaagttttttttcgggtacggataaagattttttattttttaacggTTACGGGTCGGGTTCAGGTTTGGAAGACAATTTTTTCTCGGGTTCGGGtggggtacgggtaattttgaaatgcaaattacttttaagattttataaaaaattttatccAATCGAATAGAAGCAACTAGCCATAACAGTCTCCTTCTCTGTCAATATTTTCAAATGGAGACCTATTTGGAAGCGTTATCCATGTCAGAGAAAACCTGCGCGACTGCTCTATTTCTATAGCTAGCCAAACCCTTTTACAAACATCACTTCGCATATTATTGTGAAAACTGACACCAAGGATGGGACAAGTCGTTGCCACTATTAGCTATCAAGCGTAGACACACCTACCTTTCGGTCTAATTCGGGCCGCAACAGTCGCTCCATCAGTGACCGCGGAAACGATTCATCCACCATGCTGTGCGGGCCGGAACCTCCGTGGGCATGGTGGCTTGGCGACGGGGTGTTCGAGGTGCACGGACTGCTCATCAGCGAGGGTGAAAGCAGAACCACCGGGACATTTCGAAAATGTTCCGTCGGTATTCGCATCTGAAagcagcaagttcagcattggTTAGTTCgtccggtgttttttttttcgtttcagcCCTTACCTTTTGATTGCATTTATTGCAAACTGTTCGCTGACAAAGTTTGCACAGGATCCCCCTGGCGAACAGAGTAAAGCGCGTTCGCAGGCAAAGGAAGCAAACTTTGCGTTTCTCCACATCCTCCTTGATATGCACATCGACCGGGAGGCCTTCCAGTTCGGCCTTCGTCATAACTGACCGGATATGAACGATCTCTTCCAGAGTCAGCGAAAGTCGATCATTGAGATTGAAGGTGTCCCTCCACTGGTGTTCGTCCAGTGAGTTTTTGGTCCAGGTGTCCAGTGAGGAAACATTGCTGCTACTCACCAAATCCCCCGCCAACCGACTACTTCCGTTAATAATGCGACTTGGCTGTATTTGTTGTTGTCGCTGTTGCTgcggctgctgttgctgttgtgtCTGCGGCTGGTTCTGTCCGTGGTCGGATTGTCTGGATGCTGGTCGCGAAGGAGGCATCGATTGACTACTCAGTGGGTCCAGTTTGTAGTTCTGATTACAACCGATGATGGTGTGCCTCCGCATGGAAGCTCGACGCGACTCACATTGGGTTGCCAAGTCGTACGCTTTGGGTGGATCGGAATAGAGAAGCTTAGTGAGTGTCATGTGATACATAAAACAAATGTTCAGATGCAAGGCAAGTTATGTGATGAACAACGTCAATGAAAACAGGTGTAATTTCGTATAAAAATTGATTTACAGAAAAAATGGTGCAATCCAAAATCAAAAGGCAGTAAAAAACAGAATTAGAAAATTCTACCATAACCATTACATAACAccaaaaatttttcaacgatATAAACCACGAATATCTTAATAAAAGTGGTGAACGGAATGCAGATTTGTCGATATAGTGAAGTGAAAAAGATCAGGAAGAGTACTTAATTTTTATCACATACAAAATTGTACATatgaaaggtaaaaaaataaacatgttcATATAAATGAAACAATCCAAAACTGTGTGAAAAGAAACAAAAGTGCAAATAGTAAACAACACCTAAAGAGACTATTATATTTACTTTCAAGTGCTTTATCACAGAACCTATGGTACTCGTCATGTGTTATGATATTCTCTGTATTGATAGAgcggtttcattttttttcgtaattttccaGAAGGTAAGCGATTTGAAAACAATAGAGAGACATTAGAAAGTAGTAGTTCTCAAGAGCAGAAAGAATAATGAATGGATGGAGTTCTCATTTGCCGGAGAATGTCGCGCCGTTAGGTTCGCATGAGAGTCCTAGTGAagaattgttatagttatagaACAGTACTAAAAAATCACTCACTTGTCCGCCTCAGAACGGTGTTGATATTGTTCTGATTGTTCTCATTGTTGATGAGATTTGTACTGGCGTCACTGGTTCCGGTGCCGTAGCGTTTACTGCCGGCAGCCAGTGTTGCATAACGGCCGTATCCGTTGCCAGCGATTCCATTGGCTCTCGGTTGACTGGTGCTGCTGCTACTACTGGCACTTCCGTTCGTGAATTCCCCGTTCGCTGCCGTGTCGATTATGAAATCATCATCCTGCGGGGGAGGAAACAGAAATGTTGCTGTATAATTCATGGACCGACGGACCGTACATTgaatataaatatttaaaagtGCAGGACAGCATGGGAATATACTTCGAAACTCAACGAATTCGATTTATTTAGTCATATGAAAAACGGTATGTTGATAAAAGAACCACTCAAGTTTAGCTTTTAAGGCGAAAATAAAAATGGTAATTTAATCCAATATTTAGACATGTTGAAATCGAATGGGATTAaagtttcgataaattttaccagTCAATCATATCGACTTGATTTACAATGCCAATTATTGATGCAAATTTGCATTCAGTGTCAATTTTTTTGTAGATTACCGGTTTCAGTTGGGAACAATACTATTTTTCCTAATTGTATACGACCACAAGGGTTGTTGgagaataaatttaaaataagtGGTCCTAGATGAATACCTTGGGAGAGACCCTAGGTCAAATTGAACAGGTTAAAAAGGATACCTTAGGACTCCTTGAACAGGTGTTTTCAAACAAACGACAAATTTTTCCGGATCAATATATGCAACCATTATGCAGCAtatgatttattttcttttttatgaCTAAGTTACAACTTGGGGTACCCTATTCGAAAACGAGATTTGAAGGCATtctgaataaaattttcttgaaatttaCACGTTACTgatgtcatgaaaaaaaaatcatgaaacccatAGTTTAATCTTTTCATGTCATAATAATTGATCATGACTTTATGGgaaagttggcatcactgggagtacgacGCGTTGTCtaagtgctgctctcaaaaaagtctaatctcaatgtattgtattgtattgatacgtatagttaaaaatttagtCGAAACAGTTGTTTTGAGTGATAGCGgaggtgtggcaagtgtgtgtttagtagcgAGAATGCTATTTACTGAATAATGTTGACTCGCAATACTAAAAATGCTCAAACGGcgaaaactgagaatttaccgccccaaaatgCAACGATATTAACCGGTCGAAGCACCGTCTGCATAttattgtcggtgttatcagatttctatggaatgtgtgaaaatctAAAAGTCAACCGTGTTATTCAAGCTGAAACTCTAAAATTGGTCTGCAGTAAACCCTTTCGTgagtgtttgtttttattttttcagtagtcgtgtttcatctcgcgtttgtaacagcaatgcgaataggagaaaAAGGATACTAGTGAGATCGTTCTTTagcgatattttatatttttttacttaTAATTCCTTATTATATCTCTCCTGAGTATCTAAATCagcttttgttgagatcatatcgtttaccaaaacatatccggatctcttcccCTACATACTAACAAAACTCCTATTCGGTgattatcggactaacattccttcctttttttcctcagtagcacagccggtgtcgttattgatcattcaatgaacagttagaagtgagtgggtatgtacagtgaaaatgatttgcttctccagagcttcattttcttgttacattgtacattttcactcattcggtcaatcacgaagtgcgaCTACggacgatctacttcagctcagctcagttcAGCTCATAATAATTGATCATGACTTTATGATCTAAAGCAGCAATTCTCAACCAGTAGTCCGCCTGGGGTCAAcgaaatatcaggtgtacaactttgcttccgccgttttcctataggtggctgtaccggctgaggctggttaaaatacacagagatgtctatctcctctgtgtgacgaagagcaagcaaaatttctcccctcgcactgacaacttcaacgagagctcttctctttcacatttatacaccactgttgtgtaagtgtgcacgcatcatgagtgcgtttgtttatttcc
This genomic window contains:
- the LOC131430115 gene encoding protein spire isoform X5 codes for the protein MAQQLPLFYKNLYVASSQKKILLKLGIVVYTALDYNLPSNEDCPMSHELEELIDFMTADDNDDEGIEHDSEEPITDEDEAVIMADHVDGLAMASDHRHQCNGNDGGPPGNRRGAVQGSEKHQHIDSSKKQSQHETKELDHVLAFCSSRVSPSKPEDHYRAVCRALATETLELRTFLQRVCQGDAEVLRLKAQAETSGKELEKIHFSDWSDDLRIWQALQARFWMQVVDELRRGVRLKKINFSRTPIEYELTPYEILMEDIRSRKYNLRKVMVDGDIPPKVKKDAHAVILEFIRSRPPLRKASERKLAPQPLKRVACPREQLLDSIRKGRVLKPVHPKLKTRLLPTTQIDSVKKSCDEIGNSSSSSSGSNSHSTTNVSSSAAPAVATANASATKGSASSSSTARATPATMAPSKSSVSSSLSTMYFNSPRNTLRLIPVDFSLFEDDDFIIDTAANGEFTNGSASSSSSTSQPRANGIAGNGYGRYATLAAGSKRYGTGTSDASTNLINNENNQNNINTVLRRTKNIITHDEYHRFCDKALETYDLATQCESRRASMRRHTIIGCNQNYKLDPLSSQSMPPSRPASRQSDHGQNQPQTQQQQQPQQQRQQQIQPSRIINGSSRLAGDLVSSSNVSSLDTWTKNSLDEHQWRDTFNLNDRLSLTLEEIVHIRSVMTKAELEGLPVDVHIKEDVEKRKVCFLCLRTRFTLFARGILCKLCQRTVCNKCNQKMRIPTEHFRNVPVVLLSPSLMSSPCTSNTPSPSHHAHGGSGPHSMVDESFPRSLMERLLRPELDRKIRNTVGSAPSSPKNQRSASSTPGTSLQGEPLSLPSATTTNGAKNSTTTSSQQTAAGQKSSLMSRSMEGPHSLPPQSPARPHSNNSTLDRSTSRTRFAKAFTLTAAAAAGQSSAFDPQKERLTGELMAVCNDCRSLVLEIIRSSRQTRSSAQNQALRNLTLDLSPVYKR